Proteins from one Cryptomeria japonica chromosome 4, Sugi_1.0, whole genome shotgun sequence genomic window:
- the LOC131071044 gene encoding putative leucine-rich repeat receptor-like serine/threonine-protein kinase At2g19230, whose translation MTGKTLILFMVAAIFASPVFSQPGFISLDCGGSESYIDGVGIQWMPDDAYINSGQKWNLTDNILGGKQSRQLNSLRRFPERRKSCYKLTPVEIGTKYLLRGTFVYGNHDNLNLPPQFALLLDTDVWDSLSFRDSSTYVVQKEIIFMARFDPTHVCLARIDESYGIPIISSLELRPLNQSMYWPVSQDFSLLRMENSNFGAQELDKDIRYPDDLFDRLWSPSPIDFPNMMTGMKVSIGVAYDQPPSLVMQTVETSYLSSPSTMDLPLRRSRQNGNLYISMYFAEVQPNLNATSLREFDLFLDNKKLNDRPIQPKYLQSSNVSVLIPYGVTNTMAFRLQATNRSTLPPITSALEMYRQSAQHQQGTFISDVEALTIIQQHLNYSYIGDPCLPFRYSWDWLTCNNNTSPRIVNLNLSKKGLTGNIPTSISNLTALEIIDLSDNNLNGTIPDSLASLTNLKILNLENNNLTGTVPVALINNKNLNLSLSGNVHLCATGENDCRGKSTNKGLIIGLGIGGAIILAILLCGALQIIRRNYIASESTESLISPMPKDLITPTYREYSYREVKEITSEFSKQIGRGGFGPVFYGCLKTGKEVAVKVRSETSKQGVKEFLTEVSLLSRMHHKNLVKFLGYCCEGEYQILIYEHLSKGNLRQLLHGSYGSKHCLDWETRLTIAINAAQGLEYLHTGCKPQIIHRDIKSSNILLSESMEAKVADFGLSREGPSSEATHVSTDVKGTFGYLDPQYTLTNNLTDKSDVYSFGVVILEIISGRTPIDTNISGEQSHIVSWSRSLISQGRIESLINAEGVEKINLGAMWKVAELALLCTESQQNDRPTMSQVVNELKEALELLRTTDSSDYRMPFHRLWVSLALAGKSTFKSLLVATANTPASVYVPAAFSSNSSPASVYASAAASTHSFYTEAVADCIDFIKHSSLRDSTSFDVR comes from the exons ATGACGGGGAAGACGTTGATTTTGTTCATGGTGGCTGCAATTTTTGCTTCTCCTGTATTTAGTCAACCCG GATTCATTAGCCTCGACTGTGGAGGTAGTGAGAGTTATATAGATGGTGTTGGAATACAGTGGATGCCAGATGACGCTTACATCAATTCTGGACAAAAATGGAATCTTACAGATAACATTCTTGGAGGAAAACAATCAAGACAGTTGAACAGCCTTCGAAGATTTCCGGAGAGAAGGAAGAGTTGTTACAAGTTAACACCTGTGGAGATTGGAACAAAATATCTTCTCCGCGGGACATTCGTTTATGGGAACCATGACAATCTCAACTTGCCTCCCCAGTTTGCTCTGCTTCTGGACACCGATGTTTGGGACAGCTTGTCGTTTAGGGATTCAAGCACATATGTTGTTCAGAAGGAAATCATTTTCATGGCAAGGTTTGACCCTACCCATGTCTGCCTTGCACGAATCGATGAGAGCTATGGAATACCCATTATCTCTTCTTTAGAATTGCGGCCTCTCAATCAAAGCATGTATTGGCCTGTTAGCCAAGATTTTTCACTTTTGAGGATGGAGAACAGCAATTTTGGAGCTCAAGAACTTGACAAAGACATAAG GTATCCAGATGATTTATTTGACAGACTTTGGTCTCCTAGTCCAATAGACTTTCCTAATATGATGACTGGAATGAAAGTATCTATTGGAGTGGCCTATGACCAACCTCCATCTCTGGTCATGCAAACAGTAGAAACAAGTTATCTCAGCTCCCCTTCAACAATGGATTTGCCCTTACGCCGAAGCAGACAAAATGGGAATCTTTACATTTCTATGTATTTTGCAGAAGTGCAACCTAATTTGAATGCGACAAGCCTTCGAGAATTTGATTTGTTTCTTGATAATAAGAAGCTTAATGATAGACCTATACAACCCAAATATCTACAATCATCAAATGTGTCTGTGCTTATACCCTACGGTGTTACAAACACTATGGCATTTCGTTTGCAAGCAACAAACCGTTCCACTTTACCTCCAATAACAAGCGCTTTGGAGATGTATCGTCAAAGTGCTCAACATCAACAAGGGACTTTTATTTCAGATG TGGAAGCATTAACTATCATTCAACAGCATCTAAACTATTCCTACATTGGTGATCCATGCTTGCCTTTTCGTTATTCATGGGATTGGTTAACTTGCAATAACAATACATCACCTAGAATTGTGAACTT GAATCTTTCAAAGAAAGGATTAACTGGTAATATTCCAACCAGTATTAGCAATCTCACAGCTCTTGAGATCAT TGATCTATCTGATAACAATTTAAATGGTACAATACCTGATTCTTTGGCTAGTTTGACAAACTTGAAAATTCT TAATTTAGAGAACAACAATCTCACGGGAACAGTACCGGTGGCTTTGATAAACAACAAGAACCTAAACCTCAG TCTTTCAGGAAATGTGCATCTGTGTGCGACAGGCGAGAATGATTGTCGAGGCAaatctacaaacaaaggtttgatAATCGGTCTGGGAATCGGCGGCGCCATAATATTAGCTATCCTCTTATGTGGTGCCCTACAAATTATTCGCAGGAATTACATAGCAAGCGAATCTACAG AATCTCTTATTTCTCCAATGCCAAAGGACCTAATAACTCCAACTTACAGAGAATATAGTTACAGAGAGGTTAAAGAAATAACTAGTGAATTTAGTAAGCAAATTGGGAGAGGAGGATTTGGGCCTGTATTCTATGGCTGCTTAAAGACTGGAAAGGAGGTAGCTGTCAAGGTTCGCTCCGAAACATCTAAACAAGGAGTCAAAGAATTTTTAACAGAG GTTTCCTTGCTTTCGAGAATGCATCACAAAAATCTTGTGAAATTTCTGGGCTATTGCTGTGAAGGAGAATATCAAATATTGATTTACGAGCATCTGTCAAAGGGAAATTTACGTCAACTTCTCCATG GATCATATGGATCAAAGCACTGCCTTGACTGGGAAACAAGGCTCACCATTGCCATAAATGCAGCTCAAG GATTGGAGTACTTGCATACTGGCTGCAAACCTCAAATAATTCACAGAGATATCAAATCGTCCAATATATTATTAAGTGAAAGTATGGAAGCGAAAGTAGCAGATTTTGGACTGTCAAGAGAGGGGCCATCCAGTGAAGCAACTCATGTTTCAACCGATGTGAAGGGCACATTTGGCTACCTTGATCCTCA ATATACCTTAACAAACAATTTAACAGATAAAAGTGATGTCTATAGCTTTGGCGTGGTTATTTTAGAGATCATATCAGGAAGAACGCCTATTGATACAAATATTTCAGGCGAACAAAGTCACATTGTATCCTGG TCAAGGTCGCTGATTTCTCAAGGACGTATTGAGAGCTTGATAAATGCAGAGGGAGTGGAAAAAATTAATTTGGGTGCAATGTGGAAAGTTGCGGAGTTAGCATTGTTGTGTACAGAGAGCCAACAAAATGACAGGCCCACCATGAGCCAAGTTGTGAATGAATTGAAAGAAGCTCTTGAACTACTTCGCACAACAGATAGTTCAGATTACAGAATG CCATTTCATCGTTTGTGGGTTTCACTGGCCTTGGCTGGGAAAAGTACGTTCAAGTCATTACTGGTTGCCACTGCCAACACACCTGCTTCTGTTTACGTGCCTGCTGCTTTCTCTTCTAATTCCTCACCTGCTTCTGTTTACGCTTCTGCCGCTGCTTCTACCCATTCCTTCTATACGGAGGCCGTTGCTGATTGCATAGATTTCATTAAGCACTCCTCTTTGCGCGATTCCACATCTTTTGATGTCCGCTAA